The Humulus lupulus chromosome 4, drHumLupu1.1, whole genome shotgun sequence genome has a window encoding:
- the LOC133832264 gene encoding uncharacterized mitochondrial protein AtMg00860-like → MTFQAAMNQVFKPYLRQFVIVFFDGILVYSKCDSEHIHHLRLAFKLPQEYRFYAKASGCSFLQYTIDYLGHMVSSQGVEADLSKIEAMLGWPQPQNIKQVQGFLGLTGYYRRFVAHYAFIAAPFTDLLKKEKFAWSEFAACAFTPNSKWQ, encoded by the coding sequence ATGACCTTCCAAGCAGCTATGAATCAAGTATTCAAGCCTTACTTGCGCCAATTCGTTATTGTGTTCTTCGACGGCATATTGGTGTATAGTAAGTGTGATTCCGAGCATATCCATCACTTGAGATTGGCTTTCAAGTTACCGCAGGAGTATCGATTTTATGCCAAAGCCAGTGGATGTTCTTTTCTTCAGTATACTATTGATTATTTGGGGCATATGGTTTCTTCTCAAGGGGTAGAAGCAGATCTGTCCAAGATTGAGGCCATGCTTGGTTGGCCACAACCACAGAATATTAAGCAGGTTCAGGGATTCTTGGGTCTCACAGgatattatcggaggtttgtggCTCACTATGCATTCATTGCAGCACCTTTCACTGACCTGTtaaagaaggaaaagtttgcttgGAGTGAATTCGCTGCTTGTGCTTTTACCCCCAACTCAAAATGGCAATGA